In the Aquimarina spinulae genome, CTAATACATCATCTGGAATACACTGTAAAAACGATTCATGTATAAATGAATATTGCTTATTGGGGAAAAGAGCACTAATCATAGGGTATAATTATTTAGTGAATCTTATTTAAAAACGACATTTGATTCAAAAATTAACATTTTTTATGTTAATTTAACGTAAAAATCATGAATTTATTGCAAAGACAAGACTACTTTATATTGTGTCTTAATAGCAAAAAAAGAGATAAATGTAATGGTATACATTATCTTAACCATAAAGAAAAGGCTCTCCTTATTTCTAAAGACAACCTCTTCTCTCAATTTAGGTTAGTGATGGGGAAACTTAACCTTTAATCATCATTAGAACGAACTATTCTTCCATTCAATTCTTGAACTGGTCTGAAATTTTCATGCATGATATGCTTAAATTGCTCTAACTGTGCATGTGTTGCCTGGATAGGTTGTTTAACTACATACCAGGTAACAATTTCTGAACAGGCAGGAGTCGTTAAAGAACCACTATAGGTGTAAAAATCCATAGTATCAGGAAGTATATCGGCTATATGATACTCCTCATTACTTGTGTAATATTCGCCCTCATGTTCGGGAAGATTATTCATAAACTGAGACAAAACTTCATTTTCTACTCCTTCGGTAAAAAAAATACCGACTACTGCCAACAAACCAGTAGTTGGGTTTCTGTGTACCAAATGCATCTCCATAGGATATCTATTTCCATCTACAGTATGCTCACTACCTGTATGAAAGTGAAACTGTAAAAGATCATAATCAATATTGTTTAATGAAGCCGAACTACCAGGAGTATAATCAAAACGTAAAGTATGACCATTATTAACAATAGTTGTAGTACTTGTAGTATAATTGGTATTGATATTATTAATAGTATCATCATCATCTGCATCATCGGTTATAATATCAATTGGAGACTGTGCATTACCTCCACAATCTTTCCAATCTTCGCCGCAAAGATCAGCCCAGAATGCTGGACCTTCTTGTCCCTCGTACTCAAAATGACAATCTGATGAACTTTTTCGTCCAAAAAAGAGGTTTCCTAAATTTGTCTCGTCATTTTCATGAATATCCTGATTAATATTTTGATCCAGAATATCTGTTTTTTCATTCTCACAGGACGCTAATCCATAGATTAAAGCCAAAGTAAATAAATACTTAAAAAAAATTGATTTCATAATACGTTGAATTTGTGTTTACTATTCTGCCAAAAGTATTAGATGCCTAGAATTAAAAGTCAATATTCATCAAATCAAGAATTGATTTATATCAACTATTGGTTTGATATAAATCAATTAGTTATAAACACAATGCAACTTATACACTAAAAAAAACATCTCATCTCAAATTAATTGCTCACCTAAAATTAGCTGCGGTAATTATTTTTTTTGTATCCTTAATAATAATCGTGTTTTTTTCAATTTCTATAATTTGTTCTTTTTTAAAATCATGTAGTACCCTTATCAAAGATTCAATTGAGGTGCCTACTAAATTACTATGATCCTTTCTTGATAAATTGAAACAACCTTTCTCTTCAAAGAATTCGTCTAATCTTAGTATCGATAAAGCGGTTCGTTCTCTAACACTATGCTGAGCGAGAATTTTAGAGTTATTAATAAATACTCCAAACTCATGGCTAATATTTTTTAAAAGACTATGAAGTATTTCTTGATTATTTTCGATTATTGAGAAGAAAATTTCTTTGGGTATTAAATGAAATAAGCAATCGGTAAGACAAGCTGCAGAATGAGAATATTTCTCTTTACAAAGCAAGTTATGATGACCCAGAATTCCGTTTTCTCTGATTAGGTAAAAAATATGTTCTTTACCATTTAACCCTGTAGCATATTTCTTTATTTTTCCTTTTTTTAATATATATACCCCACTAGGGATAGTACCTTCATAAAACAAGACTTGTCCTTTCTTTAGTCGTATAGGAATTATATTTTCTTCTATAAAAGACGAAACATCATCCGGGATCATTTCAAAAATATCAGAACTCATAAAAGAATATCGTTTATGAGAAAAAAGAGTATTGATCATAATATTTAAGTTGAGTTTTTTTGTCTAAAACAAGTCAAACTTAAAATACCCTACTTCAATTTTTATTTTTTTTAGTCCTTAAAGAAAAAAGAGATACTCCCAAATGGCAGTACCTCCTTTTACAACTATCAAAAATGGTATCCCTAAATTCTAATTATTAGTATTAACAACCCTTCCATTCAATGCTTGAATTGGTCTGAAATTTTCGTGCATGATATGTTTAAATTGTTCTAACTGCGTATACGATGCCTGAATAGGTCGTTTAACCACATACCAGGTAACAATTTCTGAACATGCAGGAGTTGTTAAAGAACCGCTATAGGTATAAAAATCCATAGTATCAGGAAGCATATCGGCTATATGATACTCCTCATTACTTGTGTAATATTGATCTTTATGCTCAGGGAGATTATCCATAAATTGAGACAGCACTTCGTTTTCTGCTCCTTCGGTAAAAAAAACACCAACTACTGCCAACAAACCAGTAGTTGGGTTTCTGTGTACCAAATGCATCTCCATAGGATATCTATTTCCATTTACAGTATGCTCACTACTGGTATGAAAGTGAAACTGTAAAAGATCATAATCAATATTGTTTAATGAAGCCGAACTACCAGGAGTATAATCAAAACGTAAAGTATGACCATTATTAACAATAGTTGTAGTACTTGTAGTATAATTGGTATTGATATTATTAATAGTATCATCATCATCTGCATCATCGGTTATAATATCAATTGGAGACTGTGCACTACCTCCACAATCTTTCCAATCTTCGCCGCAAAGATCGGCCCAGAATGTCGGCCCTTCTGGTCCTTCGTATTCAAAATGGCAGTCTGATGAACTTTTTCGTCCAAAAAAGAGGTTTCCTAAATTTGTCTCATCATTTTCATGAATATCCTGATTAATATTTTGATCCAGAATATCTGTTTTTTCATTCTCACAGGACGCTAATCCATAGATTAAAGCCAAAGTAAATAAATACTTAAAAAAATTTGATTTCATAATAAGTTGAGTTTATAATTTTATATGTTCAAAAATATAGGCTTGTTAGTATTTTTTGTGCTATATCCATCAATCAAGAATATGATATTTATCAATTAATTTATTGACTATTGAATGGTTTAAACCAGAATAAATCGATATTTTTAAAGTATTAACTATCGCACAAAACTTATGACACAATCCTCTAACCCCCGACATAGATTAATTACTATTTTAAAGCTCTCTACTTTTCTTATTTTTTTAGGCAGAGCCTATCAACACATTGTATGGGATGCCCCTTACAGAACTTTTTTATGGGACGAAAGTATTCTAAAAAGTAGTATTGAAACCATTTTTGGTACCCCCTGGAATGATTACGTGACCAGCCTCTCGGCTGCTAATTCTATTTCTTTTTCTATAAAAGTAATAGGCATCTTTTATCTCATTTGTGCTATCATTACTTTAATGATAAAACCCAACATGAAAAAAACAGGTAAATTCTTTCTAATTGGTGGAAGTATTGGCCTTTTTATTTTAGCGCTTTTGTATTGTAAAGAGAAGTTTTTGCATGTAGGGCAATTTTTTGAATATACAATTCAATTTATGACTCCGGTACTTCTTTATATGGTATTATTTACTTCTATCGAGTTTAAAAAGATACGCTTAATTGCTCTTATTGCTATTGCACTTACATTTAGTTGTCATGGTTTGTATGCTATCGGATATTATCCCAGACCAGGAAGTTTTATCGACATGACACTTAACACCTTACCTATTAGCGAACCTAGTGCACATACTATGTTAAAAATTGCAGGCATCCTCGATTTTGTAGTAGCCATTGCTATTTTTATTCCCAGAATATCTTATGCTGCTTTAGTATATGCCTTTGTATGGGGAGGGTTGACTGCTATAGCCCGGCTAGTAGGTCATTTTCACATTGCTTTTTTATGGAACTCATTCAGTCAATGGACCTGGGAAATGTTGATTAGACTGCCTCATGGTTTAATTCCCTTGTTTGTGATGATTGCTGATCGTCCTAATGTACGTTATCTAAAGAAACTTTCTTTTAGAAAAACCCCTCAGACTGTATAATTCATTTCACCATTATAACTTCATAAATAACCCTCGGGATAAACCCCGAGGGTTATATTAGAATAAGTTCGGTTAATTATCTTTATATAATACGTCATACTCTTTCTCCTAACTTTAATTTTTAATGAATTGAGCTACAATTTTTGTTAGGCTATAGGATTGAGCACTTTGAAATGAGAAATGAATTTTATACTAACCTTCTTCTTCGTAACCTGATCAATCATCAAGCTTAAAAAAAACGACGATATTGGTTGAGCAAATCTTAGAGTATTAACTCTTCTTAGAATAAAAAAACTGCCTGAACGTATACTCAGGCAGTTTACTACTAGTAAGAAAGATATTTTATCTTTTAATAAACTTCTTACTTTCCTCTCCTTCTCTTGTTTTAATAACAATGAAATATACCCCTGCATTTAATTTATCAATAGCATAGGTTGTTGTTTCTGATTTAAAGTATACTTTAT is a window encoding:
- a CDS encoding Crp/Fnr family transcriptional regulator: MINTLFSHKRYSFMSSDIFEMIPDDVSSFIEENIIPIRLKKGQVLFYEGTIPSGVYILKKGKIKKYATGLNGKEHIFYLIRENGILGHHNLLCKEKYSHSAACLTDCLFHLIPKEIFFSIIENNQEILHSLLKNISHEFGVFINNSKILAQHSVRERTALSILRLDEFFEEKGCFNLSRKDHSNLVGTSIESLIRVLHDFKKEQIIEIEKNTIIIKDTKKIITAANFR
- a CDS encoding carbonic anhydrase is translated as MKSNFFKYLFTLALIYGLASCENEKTDILDQNINQDIHENDETNLGNLFFGRKSSSDCHFEYEGPEGPTFWADLCGEDWKDCGGSAQSPIDIITDDADDDDTINNINTNYTTSTTTIVNNGHTLRFDYTPGSSASLNNIDYDLLQFHFHTSSEHTVNGNRYPMEMHLVHRNPTTGLLAVVGVFFTEGAENEVLSQFMDNLPEHKDQYYTSNEEYHIADMLPDTMDFYTYSGSLTTPACSEIVTWYVVKRPIQASYTQLEQFKHIMHENFRPIQALNGRVVNTNN
- a CDS encoding carbonic anhydrase, which encodes MKSIFFKYLFTLALIYGLASCENEKTDILDQNINQDIHENDETNLGNLFFGRKSSSDCHFEYEGQEGPAFWADLCGEDWKDCGGNAQSPIDIITDDADDDDTINNINTNYTTSTTTIVNNGHTLRFDYTPGSSASLNNIDYDLLQFHFHTGSEHTVDGNRYPMEMHLVHRNPTTGLLAVVGIFFTEGVENEVLSQFMNNLPEHEGEYYTSNEEYHIADILPDTMDFYTYSGSLTTPACSEIVTWYVVKQPIQATHAQLEQFKHIMHENFRPVQELNGRIVRSNDD